One Purpureocillium takamizusanense chromosome 1, complete sequence genomic window carries:
- a CDS encoding uncharacterized protein (EggNog:ENOG503PQVH), giving the protein MPQIPGTFYRQSSSVIIATFVISSGSQTGTYTFFGTLLSTVNPFTTNNVTLQYSDIGKLVGHHQFNGYFGEQKFELILENGPIISGDINAPFYIPPTSISGYGVWEPSD; this is encoded by the coding sequence ATGCCTCAAATCCCGGGAACGTTTTACCGCCAGTCCTCCAGCGTGATCATCGCAACATTCGTCATCAGCTCCGGTTCGCAAACGGGCACGTATACTTTCTTCGGCACGCTCCTCAGCACAGTCAACCCCTTCACAACCAACAATGTCACCCTCCAGTACAGCGACATCGGCAAGTTGGTAGGGCACCATCAGTTCAACGGCTACTTCGGGGAGCAGAAATTCGAGCTCATTCTCGAAAACGGCCCGATTATCTCGGGTGACATAAACGCCCCTTTCTACATCCCACCCACATCCATCTCTGGGTACGGAGTCTGGGAGCCGTCGGATTAA
- a CDS encoding uncharacterized protein (EggNog:ENOG503Q65F~COG:K): MSDEPSLPRLTAVSWDEHSQTFSNNPRKRVRAQRSRYSPSVGYNSSDPAVFSSDDDPGLDNYVEGRRKKRYVGSWFQQQPASSDSTFSDAIVIPKGGQKRTLARQVDSGVFLGSDGTDGEDLADELELPTRFRLPQLQDKQPVRRVSEAELAVRDRIRTCLDGGIEQLDFWRLGLEELSSETLSPLGSFECIPVVAKDVAFEQKDPELEMYLAMNRLRTLPGALFDLTHLTILSLRGNKLTELPPAICKLRNLRELNVSQNRLRHLPAELVDLLGPDSKLRTLVLHPNSFYEPEEPFSRSSDTTQALEHHSQREGHSMPHFASTHRGRSPLQVCDSRGEVLSGFRLPFDENVRMIAVDAGTHDDLPASSQGAAAARRDSSRPSVVPTLVEAALLSCSRSSQLADLEFYIPDGLPWLRQLLRRATLQREAGGLGCSRCRRPLVVPRLEWLEWRDLGTYEPAAEGAGQGQRLTVRPLSMAEHERAVPFIHRGCSWECGPER, encoded by the coding sequence ATGTCAGACGAACCGTCCCTGCCGCGGCTCACCGCCGTGTCGTGGGACGAGCACTCGCAGACCTTCTCCAACAACCCGCGCAAGCGCGTGCGCGCCCAGCGGTCCCGCTACTCGCCCTCCGTCGGCTATAACTCAAGCGATCCGGCAGTCTTCTCGAGCGACGATGATCCGGGACTGGATAACtacgtcgagggccgccgcaaGAAGCGTTACGTCGGCTCTTGgttccagcagcagccagcgTCGTCCGACTCGACCTTTTCCGACGCGATCGTCATCCCCAAGGGGGGCCAGAAGCGCACTCTGGCGCGGCAGGTCGACAGTGGTGTATTCCTGGGCAGTGATGgcaccgacggcgaggacctcgctGATGAGCTGGAGCTTCCCACGCGTTTCAGACTTCCCCAGCTGCAGGACAAGCAGCCTGTCCGGCGCGTCtccgaggcggagctggcggTGCGGGACAGGATCCGCACGTGCCTCGATGGCGGAATTGAGCAGCTTGACTTTTGGCGATTGGGCCTGGAAGAACTGTCAAGTGAAACACTAAGTCCCCTCGGCTCCTTCGAGTGCATCCCCGTCGTCGCAAAGGACGTGGCCTTTGAGCAAAAGGACCCCGAGCTCGAAATGTATCTGGCAATGAATCGATTACGGACGCTCCCCGGCGCCTTGTTCGACCTGACGCACCTCACCATCCTGTCTCTCCGCGGCAACAAGTTGAcagagctgccgcccgccatctgcAAGCTGCGGAACCTGCGGGAGCTCAATGTATCGCAAAACCGGCTGCGACACCTCCCCGCGGAACTTGTCGACCTGTTGGGACCAGACTCGAAGCTGCGTACGTTGGTGTTGCATCCAAACTCGTTCTATGAGCCGGAGGAACCCTTTTCACGCAGCTCGGATACAACGCAAGCCCTTGAACATCACTCACAGCGCGAGGGTCACTCGATGCCGCACTTCGCTTCTACGCACCGCGGACGCTCGCCGCTGCAAGTTTGCGATTCCCGAGGGGAGGTGCTCTCCGGGTTTAGGCTGCCCTTTGATGAGAACGTGCGGATGATTGCGGTAGATGCGGGCACGCATGATGATTTGCCGGCATCCTCACAGGGCgcagcggctgcgcggcgagacTCATCTCGACCCAGTGTTGTGCCTACACTCGTCGAGGCAGCCCTTCTGAGCTGCTCCAGGAGTAGCCAGCTCGCGGATCTGGAGTTTTACATCCCCGATGGTCTGCCCTGGCTGCGGCAACTGTTGCGACGGGCAACGCTACAGAGAGAGGCCGGTGGGCTCGGTTGTTCGCGGTGTAGGCGGCCGCTTGTTGTACCGCGGCTCGAATGGCTGGAGTGGCGGGATCTGGGCACCTACGAGCCTGCCGCCGAAGGAGCCGGCCAGGGGCAAAGGTTGACGGTGCGGCCGCTGAGCATGGCGGAGCATGAGAGGGCCGTGCCATTTATACATCGAGGGTGTTCGTGGGAATGTGGACCTGAGCGATAG
- a CDS encoding RNA 3'-terminal-phosphate cyclase (ATP) (EggNog:ENOG503P2EM~COG:A) — translation MKPIELDGRTGEGGGQLVRLAVGLAALTFQPVTITNVRGNRQGGRGGGLKSQHVTSIAWLASVTDAQTTGLAVGSKTLTFVPRRSPLQLTSEGGKRRFSISAESDAASALLVLQAIFPYALFASCEGDEPLELDISGGTNVAWSLSYEYFDQVLMPTLEERFGVRVERELRQRGWSLGSKSKGNIWLQIHPVPRGQKLRYVSPPAYTYPDSYRVERVDVSIIVPQWAHETLQSNVARDLGTLFPDADVHFKLMEDSRDDARWSVLLVAKSAAGIRWARDVLWSMPKKAKSRDVLVSQLSRTLCKRLYEEVEMAGTVDEHLQDQVVSLQALAEGLSSFPRHEDGYDAERRDVGHVTDAVASLSVDTRLRREKTHEPFGHGSGHTQTARWVVSELLPKSEFYNKGDVVRGVGFSL, via the coding sequence ATGAAGCCCATTGAGCTTGATGGCAGAACAGGCGAAGGGGGCGGACAACTCGtgcgccttgccgtcggcctcgcagCTCTCACCTTTCAGCCCGTAACAATCACCAACGTTCGTGGCAATCGCCagggtggccgtggcggcggcctcaaGAGCCAGCACGTCACCTCGATTGCGTGGCTCGCCTCCGTCACAGACGCTCAGACGAcaggcctcgccgtcggctccAAGACGCTGACCTTTGTCCCGCGGCGGTCGCCCTTGCAACTCACATCGGAGGGAGGCAAGCGGCGGTTCAGCATCTCAGCCGAGTCGgatgccgccagcgccctgCTCGTGCTGCAGGCCATCTTCCCGTACGCCCTGTTTGCGAGCTGCGAAGGGGACGAGCCGTTAGAGCTGGACATTTCGGGCGGCACCAACGTCGCGTGGTCGCTGAGCTACGAATATTTTGACCAAGTGCTCATGCCAACGCTGGAGGAGCGCTTCGGTGTTCGGGTCGAGAGggagctgcggcagcgcggaTGGAGCCTGGGGTCCAAATCGAAGGGAAATATCTGGCTACAGATACATCCCGTGCCGCGTGGCCAAAAGTTACGGTACGTGTCGCCACCGGCGTACACTTACCCGGACTCGTaccgcgtcgagcgcgtggACGTGAGCATCATCGTGCCTCAATGGGCACACGAGACGCTGCAGAGCAACGTGGCAAGAGATCTGGGCACCCTATTCCCGGACGCCGACGTGCACTTCAAGCTGATGGAGGATTCGCGAGACGACGCGCGGTGGTCagtgctgctggtggctAAGTCCGCGGCAGGGATTCGGTGGGCGAGGGATGTCCTCTGGTCGATGCCCAAAAAGGCCAAGTCAAGGGACGTGCTCGTGTCCCAGCTGTCGCGAACGCTGTGCAAGCGTCTCTACGAGGAGGTGGAGATGGCCGGCACAGTGGACGAACACTTGCAGGACCAGGTCGTGTCGCTTcaggcgctggccgaggggcTCTCGTCGTTTCCGCGACACGAAGACGGGTACGACGCCGAACGACGAGACGTCGGCCATGTGACGGACGCTGTGGCCAGCCTGAGCGTCGACACAAGGCTCCGAAGAGAGAAGACGCACGAGCCCTTTGGGCACGGCTCAGGGCACACGCAGACGGCACGGTGGGTCGTTAGCGAGCTGCTTCCTAAGAGCGAGTTCTATAATAAGGGCGATGTCGTGCGCGGGGTTGGGTTCTCGCTGTAG